The following coding sequences are from one Panicum hallii strain FIL2 chromosome 5, PHallii_v3.1, whole genome shotgun sequence window:
- the LOC112894902 gene encoding putative E3 ubiquitin-protein ligase SINA-like 9: MENGERSSAKRVRVPSPPGNRVKQEVPAWEEEASGGGETEAMDGAAARAEVVVRIDKEMLHCPICTLPLKPPIFQCGVGHTACGSCHGQLPTNQCHSCDGGGGGLYGPCPVMDALVAKAVVPCPHQAYGCRASVAYYQASEHGSTCPHAPCACGEPGCAFVGSPPALLAHLAAAPHSWAVENFRYGETLRLSVPEPEARRLLVADGDDGSRRVFVLAVGDRASRTVPVSVACVRAPGAAAAGPQYTCKMWATGDKAPATGKVESVLVDMEVPSAAAAGAVAADDEKATFLGVPRKMLRGASRQMLLSVRIGRASG, encoded by the exons ATGGAGAACGGCGAGCGGAGCAGCGCCAAGAGGGTGAGGGTGCCGTCGCCGCCCGGGAATCGCGTGAAGCAAGAGGTGCCGGCCTGGGAGGAGGAAGCAAGCGGAGGAGGCGAGACCGAGGCGATGGATGGCGCCGCCGCTAGGGCGGAGGTCGTGGTGAGGATCGACAAAGAGATGCTCCACTGCCCGATCTGCACCCTCCCGTTGAAGCCCCCGATCTTCCAG TGCGGGGTCGGGCATACGGCCTGCGGCAGCTGCCACGGCCAGCTCCCCACCAACCAGTGCCACTcctgcgacggcggcggcggcggcctctaCGGTCCCTGCCCGGTCATGGACGCCTTGGTCGCCAAGGCCGTGGTGCCGTGCCCGCACCAGGCGTACGGCTGCCGTGCCTCCGTCGCCTACTACCAGGCCTCCGAACACGGGAGCACGTGCCCGCACGCGCCCTGCGCCTGCGGGGAGCCCGGCTGCGCCTTCGTTGGCTCCCCGCCGGCGCTCCTCGctcacctcgccgccgcgccgcactCTTGGGCCGTGGAAAACTTCCGGTACGGCGAGACGCTCCGCCTCAGCGTGCCGGAGCCCGAGGCGCGGCGCCTGCTCGTCGCGGATGGGGACGACGGCAGCCGGCGCGTGTTCGTCCTCGCCGTGGGCGACCGCGCCTCGCGCACCGTGCCGGTGTCGGTGGCGTGCGTCCGGGcgcccggcgcggcggcggcggggccgcagTACACGTGCAAGATGTGGGCGACCGGGGACAAGGCCCCCGCCACGGGCAAGGTGGAGAGCGTGCTGGTGGACATGGAGGTGCcgagcgccgcggcggccggcgcggtggcggcggacGACGAGAAGGCCACGTTCCTGGGGGTGCCCCGCAAGATGCTCCGCGGCGCGTCGAGGCAGATGCTCCTCAGCGTCCGCATCGGCAGGGCCTCCGGCTGA
- the LOC112894421 gene encoding E3 ubiquitin-protein ligase SINA-like 7 isoform X1 has translation MEEEEECEYESETESLRSEERRQKRRVEMGKEAVGGGGGGGNGDGGGEEAAGEAGRPDREILVKMDSQVLDCTICFEPLRPPIYQCEVGHAVCHVCRGKLGNTCPICCRGIGFSRCFALEDVVDTVKVPCANTNYGCKQFIIYYQKEKHEKTCLHAPCFCPEDGCSFKGSTGSLLLHFVTEHKWSPTYFHYDKAQWISIPRHCQFTLLVGEEDLSMFLVVNTFVHVGNALTMISIRPHEASRSCYSSEISVHDGESYKGRYVLQMDPHVGGSSLHDRAQLGRFFLMVPPELVDESTDELTINIRIEKIQCDVHH, from the exons atggaggaagaagaggagtgCGAGTACGAGTCAGAAACGGAGTCGCTCCGCTCCGAGGAACGGCGCCAAAAACGGCGAGTGGAGATGGGGAAGGAGGCGGTAGGAGGAGGGGGTGGCGGTGGAAATGGAgacggaggaggagaagaagcgGCGGGTGAAGCGGGGAGGCCGGACCGCGAGATCTTGGTCAAGATGGACTCCCAAGTTCTTGACTGCACCATCTGCTTCGAGCCCCTCCGGCCACCAATCTACCAG TGCGAGGTTGGACATGCTGTATGTCATGTATGCCGTGGAAAGCTTGGCAATACATGCCCGATCTGCTGCAGAGGAATTGGCTTCTCCCGCTGCTTTGCGCTTGAGGATGTGGTTGACACCGTCAAAGTGCCATGTGCAAACACGAATTATGGATGCAAGCAGTTCATCATATACTACCAGAAAGAGAAGCATGAGAAGACATGCCTGCACGCTCCATGCTTCTGCCCAGAGGATGGCTGCTCATTCAAAGGATCAACAGGATCGCTCCTCTTGCACTTTGTCACCGAGCACAAATGGTCACCCACATACTTCCATTACGACAAGGCCCAGTGGATCTCCATCCCACGGCACTGCCAGTTCACACTCTTGGTTGGAGAAGAGGACCTGTCCATGTTCCTCGTGGTGAACACTTTCGTCCACGTGGGCAATGCTCTCACCATGATCTCCATCAGGCCCCATGAAGCCTCCAGGTCATGCTATTCGTCCGAGATATCCGTCCACGATGGTGAATCTTACAAAGGAAGGTATGTGCTTCAGATGGATCCTCATGTAGGGGGCAGCTCGCTGCATGACCGGGCTCAGTTGGGAAGGTTCTTCCTGATGGTGCCTCCTGAATTGGTCGATGAATCAACCGACGAACTCACCATCAACATTCGCATCGAGAAGATCCAGTGTGACGTGCATCATTGA
- the LOC112894421 gene encoding E3 ubiquitin-protein ligase SINA-like 10 isoform X2 has product MDKQVQNQCEVGHAVCHVCRGKLGNTCPICCRGIGFSRCFALEDVVDTVKVPCANTNYGCKQFIIYYQKEKHEKTCLHAPCFCPEDGCSFKGSTGSLLLHFVTEHKWSPTYFHYDKAQWISIPRHCQFTLLVGEEDLSMFLVVNTFVHVGNALTMISIRPHEASRSCYSSEISVHDGESYKGRYVLQMDPHVGGSSLHDRAQLGRFFLMVPPELVDESTDELTINIRIEKIQCDVHH; this is encoded by the exons ATGGACAAGCAAGTACAGAATCAG TGCGAGGTTGGACATGCTGTATGTCATGTATGCCGTGGAAAGCTTGGCAATACATGCCCGATCTGCTGCAGAGGAATTGGCTTCTCCCGCTGCTTTGCGCTTGAGGATGTGGTTGACACCGTCAAAGTGCCATGTGCAAACACGAATTATGGATGCAAGCAGTTCATCATATACTACCAGAAAGAGAAGCATGAGAAGACATGCCTGCACGCTCCATGCTTCTGCCCAGAGGATGGCTGCTCATTCAAAGGATCAACAGGATCGCTCCTCTTGCACTTTGTCACCGAGCACAAATGGTCACCCACATACTTCCATTACGACAAGGCCCAGTGGATCTCCATCCCACGGCACTGCCAGTTCACACTCTTGGTTGGAGAAGAGGACCTGTCCATGTTCCTCGTGGTGAACACTTTCGTCCACGTGGGCAATGCTCTCACCATGATCTCCATCAGGCCCCATGAAGCCTCCAGGTCATGCTATTCGTCCGAGATATCCGTCCACGATGGTGAATCTTACAAAGGAAGGTATGTGCTTCAGATGGATCCTCATGTAGGGGGCAGCTCGCTGCATGACCGGGCTCAGTTGGGAAGGTTCTTCCTGATGGTGCCTCCTGAATTGGTCGATGAATCAACCGACGAACTCACCATCAACATTCGCATCGAGAAGATCCAGTGTGACGTGCATCATTGA